Part of the Candidatus Poribacteria bacterium genome is shown below.
ATTTAACACAAGAGACTTGGATAAAAGCGTTTCGTGCCATCAACACCTTCCGCGCCGATGCTTCGTTTTACAGTTGGCTCTACCGCATCGCTGAAAACGTCTGTATCGACTACTACCGAAAACGGAAGGTAGCACACACCATCGAACCCATTCATGACATCAATGAACGCCGCATCACAGACACACACCCCTGTCCGAGCCAACACCTCGCGCGTCAGGAACTTCGACACCATCTTCAGGAGGCTGTTGCGCGCCTGACACCGACACGCAAACGCGTCTTTCTGCTATACTATGTTCATGAAATGCCCATCAAAACCATCGCAACCCGTATGAAACGTTCCGAAGGTACCATCAAGACACATCTCCGCAACGCACGCCTCCACCTCCGAGAACTCCTCACCCCTTACCTGGAAAATCAACACATTTCTTGGCTCACATGAACTTTCACAATCCCCATATCGCTTGAAAATGAGGGTCTATAATTCTGAATTTTGAAACTTGTATAAACCTATTTACGATAATTATGTCAAACAATCGGAATAAACACTTTTAATTGACAATAAACAGACAAAAAGTTCAGGAAAGTTCAGGAGGAAACATGCGTTTAATTGAAGGGCTATCTATTGGAATCTCCGCGATTCGCGCAAATAAGATGCGCTCTTTACTAACAATGCTGGGTATTATCATCGGTATCGCCTCTGTACTGGCAATGATCGCTATCGGTGATGGTGCCAAAGAAATTGTGATACAGGACGCACAGAAAATGGGCGGTGCAACCCGAATCACACTGTACCAAACATCATACAAACGAGAAAACAACAGATGGGTCCGCATCCGTAGCAATGAATACATGGAATACGAAGATGCGTTGGCTATTGAGGCAGAATGTCCATCTGTGAGCGCAGTCACGCCTCGAATTGCGGATTGGAGAGGCGTATTGATTCAAGGTCCAGACGGTAGTGAAACCCGTGCTGGCTATAACGGTGTAGATGCCAGTTATACAACCGCAATGGATTGGGATGTTCAAGAAGGACGCTTCATTACAGATGAGGATGTTCAGAACGCAGCAAGAATCTGTGTGCTGGGCGATGAACTCGCGACCGAGCTGTTTGGCACCAAATCCCCCTTAGGACAAGAAATCAAAATTGTCAAAAGGGTTAGCTACCGCGATCAATGGGGACGGAGAACGAGGCGGCGGTCCACCGAACGTCTCACGGTTGTTGGCACATTCATGCCGAGGGGCACAAGTCTCCAGTTCGGATGGAGTTACGATAACCTTGCCTTTATTCCTGTGTCAACTGTGCAAGAGCGTTTCACCGGGGACGATGAGGTGGGGAGTATTATGGTTTTCGCCAATAATGTTGACGCGGTCCCGAAAGCGATCGAAGAGGTGAAAACCGTCATCAGAAAACGACATAGAAACCAAGATGATTTCGTTAGAATTCGGGCGATGCGTTCAGGCATGGCACAGTTAGAAAAAATCAGCAAGATGATTAAAATCGCCTTGGGCAGTATTGCTGGCTTCTCGCTTCTCGTTGGCGGCATCGGCATTATGAATATGATGTTAGTTGCTGTCACCGAACGCACCCGTGAAATTGGACTTCGGAAGGCACTCGGTGCTAAATCTTTAGATATCCTGGCACAGTTCCTCATGGAAGCTGTCATAATGTGTGGTGTAGGGGGTGCAATCGGCATCGGATTAGGTATTTTCGCTGGAGAAGGTATGGCGATGCTCGCCGTTAAAATCGCTAAAATCGTTCCCGAATGGCCCTCGGTAATCTCTATGCAGTGGGTGATGATTTCGGTCTCCTTCTCTGCGGCAATTGGTATCGCCTTTGGTATGTATCCGGCAATAAAAGCCTCCACCCTCCAACCCGTTGAAGCATTACGCAAAGACTAAAAAACTGGCTACCCAACCAGTATCTATTCTTACAGGCGCGCTTTCCAGGCGCGCCTTTCTTCATTGTCTCCATTCTCCAATCCCGAAACTCACAACCAATACACAATAAACGTGCGTTCAACATAAATTGGTAGGTTGGGTTGAATGGAATCTAACTGAAAACTGCATAGACAAGATAACCTTTGAACTCATCAAGAAACCTAAAATTACCAAAATACGAGTGAAACCCAACACATTTTCACACCGATAGTTTTGGGTGTTGGGTTTCGCTATTTCTATTTACACGGATAATCCATAGAAAATCGACATTTTCCGTATAAATCGGAAGTTTTTTGGTCTTTTACCGCTCAACCCAACCTACGATCACATCCATATTTTGTAATCGAACTCATATTAATAAACCTATTTTGCTCTACAACGTCAAACAACAATCAGTAACTACACCGAAAAAGACTGAGGAGAAAAATGCACATAGTTGAGGGAGTATCGGTTGGAATTTCCGCGATCCGTTCAAACAAAATGCGCTCGTTGCTGACGATGCTCGGAATCATCATCGGTGTCGCATCTGTATTGGCGATGATTGCCATCGGTGATGGTGCCAAAGAAATCGTGATGCGAGATGCCCAGAAACTGGGCGGTGCGAATCAGTTTACCATGTACCGTACATGGTATAAGCGGGAGAATAACAGATGGGTCCGTATCCGCAGCAACGAATACATGGAATACGGAGATGTATTGGCTATTGAGGCAGAATGTCCATCCGTGAGCGCAGTTACACCGAGAATCCCAGATTGGAAGGGTGTATTAATTCAAACTGAAGGCGGTGCTGAAACCCGTGCGGGTTACAATGGTGTGGATGCAAGTTATCAAACCGCAATGGATTGGGATATCAAAGACGGACGTTTTATTACGGATGAAGACGTTGAAAACGCAACAAAAGTCTGTGTCCTTGGCGATGAGGTCGCTGTCGCTCTATTCGGTGCCAAATCGCCTTTAGGGCAAGAAATTAAAATCGCAAAGGGGCAGGGCTATTACGACCGATGGGGTCGGAAAGAGGGCAAGCGATCCACGGAACGTTTTACCGTCGTCGGTACACTCGTGCCCAGAGGTAGAAGTCTACGGTTCGGGTGGAGTTTTGATAACCTTGTCTTTATGCCAATATCCACAACACAAGAACGCTTTACCGGCAACGACCGAATTCAGGACATTGTAATCTATGCACATACCATCGAAGATGTTCCACAGGCGATTGAAGAGGTAAAAGCCGTCATCAGAAAACGACATAAAAACCAAGACGACTTCATCAGAATTTTTGAGATGCGAGCAGGCATGGCACAGTTAGAGAAAATCAGTAAGATGATTAAAATCGCCTTAGGGAGTATCGCTGGGTTCTCACTCCTTGTCGGGGGGATTGGCATTATGAATATGATGTTAGTCGCTGTTACGGAGCGCACCCGGGAAATCGGTCTCCGAAAGGCACTCGGTGCTAAACCTCTGGATATCTTAACTCAGTTCCTAATAGAGGCGGTTGTAATGTGTGCTGTAGGCGGCGCAATCGGGGTTGGGTTGGGCATCTTTGCCGGTGAAGGAATGGCACTGCTCGCCGTCAAAATCGCTAAAATTGTCCCCGAATGGCCCGCCGTTGTTTCCATGCAGTGGGTCGTAATTTCGGTCTCATTTTCCGCTGCGATTGGCATTTCGTTCGGACTGTACCCCGCAATAAAAGCATCATCGCTCTCACCGATTGAAGCACTTCGTAAAGATTAAAATAGAGTTGTCCAGTTAATATAGGGAACGCTTTTCAAGAGTGCTTCACCGTATTAAATTTTTTCATTCCCAATTTCTTTATCCGAGAATTTACAATAAACAAACAATAAACCTATTTCACGCAATTGCGTCTAATCTAAATAGAATAGTTAACCCGACAAATGCCATAAGCACCGCGATTCGGAAATCGTTCTAAAAAGATTGCTACGAAAAAATCGAACTTTATTTACCCCTTTTTTGTCTAAATAACAAGCGTAGAAATATATTTAATTTGGAGGCATGAAATGCGTATAATTGAGGGGGTATCCGTTGGAATTTCCGCAATCCGTAGCAATAAACTGCGCTCTTTACTAACGATGCTTGGCATTATTATCGGTGTTGCCTCGGTACTTGCAATGATAGCGATCGGCGATGGTGCCAAGACCATCGTGCTACAAGATGCACAGAAATTGGGTGGTGTGAACCAGTTCACAATGTACCGTAGTTCTTACAAGCGCGTCGGAAACCGTTGGATGCCGAATCGTAGCAATGAATACTTTGAATATGATGACGTATTGGCAATTGAAGCGGAATGTCCATCTGTAAAGTTGGTCGTGCCGAGAATTCCAGAGTGGCGCGGTGTACTTGTTCAGGCTGCTGGTGGAGCAGAACACCGGACAGGGTATAACGGCGTAAATGCATCGTTTTCGGAAGCGATGGATTGGGACCTACAGCAAGGTCGCTTTATTTCAGAGGAAGACCTTGATAATGAAGCGAAGGTCTGTGTGCTCGGCTCTGAAGTGGTTGCTAATCTGTTTGCAGGTAAATCACCCATAGGAGAAGAAATTAAAATCGGCAGAGGTTCCGGAGGTCGTTTCGATCGGTATGGTAGAAGAGACCAGAAGC
Proteins encoded:
- a CDS encoding RNA polymerase sigma factor, translated to LTQETWIKAFRAINTFRADASFYSWLYRIAENVCIDYYRKRKVAHTIEPIHDINERRITDTHPCPSQHLARQELRHHLQEAVARLTPTRKRVFLLYYVHEMPIKTIATRMKRSEGTIKTHLRNARLHLRELLTPYLENQHISWLT
- a CDS encoding ABC transporter permease, whose amino-acid sequence is MHIVEGVSVGISAIRSNKMRSLLTMLGIIIGVASVLAMIAIGDGAKEIVMRDAQKLGGANQFTMYRTWYKRENNRWVRIRSNEYMEYGDVLAIEAECPSVSAVTPRIPDWKGVLIQTEGGAETRAGYNGVDASYQTAMDWDIKDGRFITDEDVENATKVCVLGDEVAVALFGAKSPLGQEIKIAKGQGYYDRWGRKEGKRSTERFTVVGTLVPRGRSLRFGWSFDNLVFMPISTTQERFTGNDRIQDIVIYAHTIEDVPQAIEEVKAVIRKRHKNQDDFIRIFEMRAGMAQLEKISKMIKIALGSIAGFSLLVGGIGIMNMMLVAVTERTREIGLRKALGAKPLDILTQFLIEAVVMCAVGGAIGVGLGIFAGEGMALLAVKIAKIVPEWPAVVSMQWVVISVSFSAAIGISFGLYPAIKASSLSPIEALRKD
- a CDS encoding ABC transporter permease — translated: MRLIEGLSIGISAIRANKMRSLLTMLGIIIGIASVLAMIAIGDGAKEIVIQDAQKMGGATRITLYQTSYKRENNRWVRIRSNEYMEYEDALAIEAECPSVSAVTPRIADWRGVLIQGPDGSETRAGYNGVDASYTTAMDWDVQEGRFITDEDVQNAARICVLGDELATELFGTKSPLGQEIKIVKRVSYRDQWGRRTRRRSTERLTVVGTFMPRGTSLQFGWSYDNLAFIPVSTVQERFTGDDEVGSIMVFANNVDAVPKAIEEVKTVIRKRHRNQDDFVRIRAMRSGMAQLEKISKMIKIALGSIAGFSLLVGGIGIMNMMLVAVTERTREIGLRKALGAKSLDILAQFLMEAVIMCGVGGAIGIGLGIFAGEGMAMLAVKIAKIVPEWPSVISMQWVMISVSFSAAIGIAFGMYPAIKASTLQPVEALRKD